In Uranotaenia lowii strain MFRU-FL chromosome 2, ASM2978415v1, whole genome shotgun sequence, one genomic interval encodes:
- the LOC129742605 gene encoding uncharacterized protein LOC129742605: MKPQTALLLLVVLTIAVSIVSSQTTVNVYVKSCLICKRMGGQSCQSCTPAQIPPCPKGYFYCAKTKVTSCSTCKSFANTIYPGYCDISRDNVLTCINDIP, translated from the exons ATGAAGCCACAAACAGCTCTGCTGCTGCTAGTTGTTCTTACCATTGCAGTCTCAATTGTTAGTTCCCAAACAACTGTTAATGTTTAT gTCAAAAGTTGCCTGATTTGCAAACGAATGGGAGGTCAAAGCTGTCAATCGTGTACTCCAGCCCAAATTCCTCCATGCCCGAAAGGGTATTTCTATTGTGCAAAG ACGAAAGTGACCAGTTGCTCAACTTGCAAATCCTTCGCAAACACAATTTACCCTGGTTACTGTGACATCTCTCGTGACAATGTTCTCACTTGCATCAACGATATACCCTAA